Proteins encoded together in one Streptomyces sp. NBC_01216 window:
- the ybaK gene encoding Cys-tRNA(Pro) deacylase, translated as MAKKQRKQAGQGGGGTPATVALTASGTPFTLHAYDHDPASPSYGEEAAEALGVSADRVFKTLVADVDGELTVAVVPVAGQLDLKALASAVGGKRAVMADPAAAERTTGYVRGGISPLGQRKRLRTVLDASAAAHRTICVSAGRRGLEVELAPAALATLTAAVTAPIGRS; from the coding sequence ATGGCGAAGAAGCAGCGGAAGCAGGCGGGCCAGGGCGGGGGCGGTACCCCCGCGACGGTGGCCCTGACGGCGTCGGGGACCCCGTTCACGCTGCACGCGTACGACCACGATCCGGCCTCCCCGTCCTACGGCGAGGAGGCGGCCGAGGCCCTCGGCGTCTCCGCCGACCGGGTCTTCAAGACCCTGGTCGCGGACGTGGACGGTGAGCTGACGGTGGCCGTGGTGCCGGTGGCCGGCCAGCTGGACCTGAAGGCGTTGGCCTCGGCCGTCGGCGGCAAGCGCGCGGTGATGGCGGACCCGGCGGCGGCCGAGCGCACCACGGGTTACGTCCGGGGCGGCATCTCCCCGCTGGGACAGCGCAAGCGCCTGCGGACGGTGCTGGACGCCTCCGCCGCCGCACACCGGACGATCTGCGTCTCGGCCGGCCGCCGCGGCCTCGAGGTGGAACTCGCACCGGCGGCGCTGGCTACGTTGACGGCGGCGGTGACGGCGCCGATCGGCCGCTCCTGA
- the dnaE gene encoding DNA polymerase III subunit alpha, which translates to MTKPPFTHLHVHTQYSLLDGAARLKDMFEACNEMGMSHIAMSDHGNLHGAYDFFHSAKKAGVTPIIGIEAYVAPESRRNKRKIQWGQPHQKRDDVSGSGGYTHKTIWAANATGLHNLFRLSSDAYAEGWLQKWPRMDKETISQWSEGLIASTGCPSGELQTRLRLGQFDEALKSASEYQDIFGKDRYFLELMDHGIEIERRVRDGLLEIGRKLGIPPLVTNDSHYTYADEATAHDALLCIQTGKNLSDPDRFRFDGTGYYLKSTDEMYAIDASDAWQEGCANTRLVAEQIDTTGMFVEKNLMPRFDIPEGYTEVSWFREETMRGMERRFPGGIPEDRLKQAEYEMDTIISMGFPGYFLVVADFIMWAKKQGIAVGPGRGSAAGSIVAYAMGITDLDPIPHGLIFERFLNPERISMPDVDIDFDERRRVEVIRYVTEKYGADKVAMIGTYGKIKAKNAIKDSARVLGYPYAMGDRLTKAMPADVLGKGIDLNGITDPSHPRYSEAGEIRAMYENEPDVKKVIDTARGVEGLVRQMGVHAAGVIMSSEPIVDHAPIWVRHTDGVTITQWDYPQCESLGLLKMDFLGLRNLTIMDDAVKMVKANKGVDLDLLALPLDDPKTFELLQRGDTLGVFQFDGGPMRSLLRLMKPDNFEDISAVSALYRPGPMGMNSHTNYALRKNKQQEITPIHPELEKPLEEVLAVTYGLIVYQEQVQKAAQIIAGYSLGEADILRRVMGKKKPEELAKNFTIFQAGARKNGYSDEAIQALWDVLVPFAGYAFNKAHSAAYGLVSYWTAYLKANHPAEYMAGLLTSVKDDKDKSAVYLNECRRMGIKVLPPNVNESESNFAAQGDDVILFGLSAVRNVGTNVVESIIRSRKAKGKYSTFPDFLDKVEAVVCNKRTVESLIKAGAFDEMGHTRKGLVAHHEPMIDNVVAVKRKEAEGQFDLFGGMGDEASDEPGFGLDVEFSDVEWEKSYLLAQEREMLGLYVSDHPLFGIEHVLSDKTDAAISQLTGGEHGDGAVVTIGGIISGLQRKMTKQGNAWAIATVEDLAGSIECMFFPATYQLVSTQLVEDTVVFVKGRLDKREDVPRLVAMELMVPDLSHAGTNAPVVLTIPTVKVTPPMISRLGEILGHHKGNTEVRIKLQGPRKTTVLRLDRHRVQPDPALFGDLKVLLGPSCLAG; encoded by the coding sequence GTGACCAAGCCGCCCTTCACGCACCTCCACGTCCACACCCAGTACTCGCTGCTGGACGGTGCCGCGCGGCTCAAGGACATGTTCGAGGCGTGCAACGAGATGGGCATGTCCCACATCGCGATGTCCGACCACGGCAACCTGCACGGGGCGTACGACTTCTTCCACTCCGCGAAGAAGGCCGGGGTGACGCCGATCATCGGCATCGAGGCATACGTCGCCCCGGAATCGCGGCGCAACAAGCGGAAGATCCAGTGGGGCCAGCCGCACCAGAAGCGGGACGACGTCTCCGGTTCCGGCGGATACACCCACAAGACCATCTGGGCGGCGAACGCCACCGGGCTGCACAACCTCTTCCGGCTGTCCTCCGACGCCTACGCCGAGGGCTGGCTGCAGAAGTGGCCCCGGATGGACAAGGAGACCATCTCCCAGTGGTCCGAGGGCCTGATCGCCTCCACCGGCTGCCCCTCGGGCGAACTGCAGACCCGGCTGCGCCTCGGCCAGTTCGACGAGGCCCTGAAGTCCGCCTCCGAGTACCAGGACATCTTCGGCAAGGACCGGTACTTCCTGGAGCTGATGGACCACGGCATCGAGATCGAGCGCCGGGTGCGCGACGGCCTCCTGGAGATCGGCAGGAAGCTCGGCATCCCGCCGCTGGTCACCAACGACTCGCACTACACGTACGCCGACGAGGCGACCGCCCACGACGCCCTGTTGTGCATCCAGACCGGCAAGAACCTCTCCGACCCGGACCGTTTCCGGTTCGACGGCACGGGCTACTACCTGAAGTCCACCGACGAGATGTACGCCATCGACGCCTCGGACGCCTGGCAGGAGGGCTGCGCCAACACGCGCCTGGTGGCCGAGCAGATCGACACCACCGGCATGTTCGTGGAGAAGAACCTCATGCCGAGGTTCGACATCCCGGAGGGCTACACCGAGGTCAGCTGGTTCCGCGAGGAGACCATGCGCGGCATGGAACGCCGCTTCCCCGGAGGCATCCCCGAGGACCGGCTCAAGCAGGCCGAGTACGAGATGGACACCATCATCTCGATGGGCTTCCCGGGGTACTTCCTCGTCGTCGCCGACTTCATCATGTGGGCCAAGAAGCAGGGCATCGCGGTCGGCCCCGGCCGAGGCTCCGCGGCCGGCTCGATCGTCGCGTACGCCATGGGCATCACGGACCTCGACCCGATCCCGCACGGACTGATCTTCGAGCGCTTCCTCAACCCCGAGCGCATCTCGATGCCCGATGTCGACATCGACTTCGACGAGCGCCGGCGCGTCGAGGTGATCCGCTACGTGACCGAGAAGTACGGCGCCGACAAGGTCGCCATGATCGGCACGTACGGCAAGATCAAGGCGAAGAACGCGATCAAGGACTCCGCCCGCGTCCTCGGCTACCCGTACGCCATGGGCGACCGGCTCACCAAGGCCATGCCCGCCGACGTGCTCGGCAAGGGCATCGACCTCAACGGCATCACCGACCCCTCACACCCGCGCTACAGCGAGGCCGGCGAGATCCGGGCGATGTACGAGAACGAGCCGGACGTGAAGAAGGTCATCGACACCGCCCGGGGCGTCGAGGGACTGGTCCGGCAGATGGGCGTCCACGCGGCCGGCGTGATCATGTCCAGCGAACCCATCGTCGACCACGCCCCGATCTGGGTGCGGCACACCGACGGCGTCACCATCACACAGTGGGACTACCCCCAGTGCGAGTCGCTCGGCCTGCTGAAGATGGACTTCCTCGGCCTGCGCAACCTCACCATCATGGACGACGCCGTCAAGATGGTGAAGGCCAACAAGGGCGTCGACCTCGACCTGCTGGCACTGCCGCTGGACGACCCGAAGACCTTCGAACTGCTCCAGCGCGGTGACACCCTCGGCGTCTTCCAGTTCGACGGCGGCCCCATGCGGTCGCTGCTGCGGCTGATGAAGCCCGACAACTTCGAGGACATCTCCGCCGTGTCCGCCCTGTACCGGCCGGGCCCGATGGGCATGAACTCGCACACGAACTACGCCCTGCGCAAGAACAAGCAGCAGGAGATCACGCCGATCCACCCGGAGCTGGAGAAGCCCCTGGAAGAGGTGCTCGCGGTCACCTACGGCCTGATCGTCTACCAGGAGCAGGTGCAGAAGGCCGCCCAGATCATCGCCGGGTACTCCCTCGGCGAGGCCGACATCCTCCGCCGCGTGATGGGCAAGAAGAAGCCCGAGGAACTGGCCAAGAACTTCACCATCTTCCAGGCCGGCGCCCGGAAGAACGGCTACAGCGACGAGGCCATCCAGGCACTCTGGGACGTTCTGGTCCCCTTCGCCGGCTACGCCTTCAACAAGGCGCACTCCGCCGCGTACGGCCTGGTCTCCTACTGGACCGCCTACCTCAAGGCCAATCACCCGGCCGAGTACATGGCGGGCCTGTTGACCTCGGTCAAGGACGACAAGGACAAGTCCGCGGTCTACCTGAACGAGTGCCGGCGCATGGGCATCAAGGTCCTGCCGCCCAACGTCAACGAGTCGGAGTCGAACTTCGCCGCCCAGGGCGACGACGTGATCCTCTTCGGCCTCTCCGCGGTCCGGAACGTCGGCACCAACGTCGTCGAGTCGATCATCAGGTCACGCAAGGCGAAGGGGAAGTACAGCACCTTCCCCGACTTCCTCGACAAGGTCGAGGCGGTCGTCTGCAACAAGCGGACCGTCGAGTCGCTGATCAAGGCCGGCGCCTTCGACGAGATGGGCCATACCCGCAAGGGCCTGGTCGCCCACCACGAACCGATGATCGACAACGTGGTGGCCGTCAAGCGCAAGGAGGCCGAGGGACAGTTCGACCTCTTCGGCGGGATGGGCGACGAGGCGAGCGACGAGCCGGGATTCGGTCTCGACGTCGAGTTCTCCGACGTCGAGTGGGAGAAGTCGTACCTGCTCGCCCAGGAGCGCGAGATGCTCGGCCTCTACGTCTCCGACCATCCCCTCTTCGGCATCGAGCACGTCCTGTCCGACAAGACGGACGCGGCGATCTCCCAGCTCACCGGCGGCGAGCACGGCGACGGCGCGGTGGTCACCATCGGCGGCATCATCTCCGGCCTCCAGCGCAAGATGACCAAACAGGGCAACGCCTGGGCCATCGCCACCGTGGAGGACCTCGCCGGCTCCATCGAGTGCATGTTCTTCCCGGCCACCTACCAGCTGGTCTCCACCCAGCTCGTCGAGGACACGGTCGTCTTCGTGAAGGGGCGCCTCGACAAGCGGGAGGACGTGCCCCGGCTGGTCGCCATGGAGCTGATGGTCCCGGACCTCTCCCACGCGGGCACCAACGCACCGGTGGTCCTCACCATTCCGACGGTCAAGGTCACCCCGCCGATGATCAGCCGGCTCGGCGAGATCCTCGGGCACCACAAGGGCAACACCGAGGTGCGGATCAAGCTGCAGGGGCCCCGGAAGACCACCGTGCTCCGGCTAGACCGGCACCGGGTGCAGCCCGACCCGGCGCTCTTCGGCGACCTCAAGGTGCTGCTCGGCCCGTCCTGCCTGGCCGGATAG
- a CDS encoding ABC transporter permease, whose product MSTVPAEAAPTGTLPARAAGTGERDAAAPLAPRARLLPSLAAVYRAQLSRARVSRIPLLFVATFQSVGIMVLMRGVVDGGTEARAVVAGSSVLVVAFVALNLLAQYFGQLRATGGLDHYATLPVPPAAVVLGAAGAYASFTVPGTLVTAVVGSILFGLPLGHLWILAAVVPLAGAALAGLGAALGLLAPRQELATLLGQLGMSAALLLGVLPADRLPAVVGYARDLLPSTYGVEALARAFDPHPDWAAVGLDLAVCGAVGVVSLAVATRAYRRAAVR is encoded by the coding sequence GTGAGCACCGTGCCCGCCGAGGCCGCGCCGACCGGCACCCTTCCCGCCCGGGCCGCGGGCACCGGCGAGCGGGACGCCGCCGCCCCCCTCGCCCCGCGCGCCCGGCTGCTGCCGTCGCTCGCCGCGGTGTACCGCGCGCAGTTGTCGCGTGCCCGGGTCTCCCGCATCCCCCTGCTCTTCGTGGCGACCTTCCAGTCCGTCGGCATCATGGTCCTGATGCGCGGCGTCGTCGACGGCGGCACCGAGGCACGGGCGGTCGTGGCCGGCTCGTCCGTCCTCGTCGTCGCCTTCGTCGCGCTGAACCTGCTCGCCCAGTACTTCGGACAGCTCCGGGCGACCGGCGGCCTCGACCACTACGCCACGCTGCCGGTACCGCCGGCCGCGGTGGTGCTCGGCGCCGCCGGCGCGTACGCCTCCTTCACCGTGCCCGGAACGCTCGTGACCGCGGTCGTCGGCTCGATCCTCTTCGGGCTTCCGCTGGGCCATCTGTGGATCCTCGCGGCCGTCGTGCCGCTCGCCGGGGCCGCCCTCGCCGGACTCGGCGCCGCGCTCGGTCTGCTCGCGCCACGGCAGGAACTGGCCACGCTGCTGGGACAGCTCGGCATGTCGGCGGCCCTGCTGCTCGGCGTCCTGCCGGCGGACCGGCTGCCCGCGGTGGTCGGGTACGCGCGGGACCTGCTGCCGTCGACCTACGGGGTGGAGGCGCTGGCCCGTGCCTTCGACCCGCACCCCGACTGGGCGGCGGTCGGCCTGGATCTCGCCGTGTGCGGCGCGGTCGGCGTCGTCTCCCTCGCGGTGGCCACCCGGGCCTACCGGCGGGCGGCGGTCCGCTGA
- a CDS encoding DUF2567 domain-containing protein codes for MTAPLTPPHQPPSNGSDAPRPAPFPPLPGEEGPPSTATEIRQAVVVTALSTVAGVALGLLWLWLAPRVPLISDGKAVFLRHSEGESAIGTDGTFVLLALAFGAVAAGLVFSFHRLGGVALVLGLAVGGVLGSLLGWGVGTFLGPTHDVVAHAKAVGPNVVFDAPLKLKMWGAAMLAWPLAAMIVHLALTAVLGPRDPEPVWPESPAPPQDRH; via the coding sequence GTGACCGCACCTCTGACTCCGCCCCACCAGCCGCCTTCGAACGGCTCCGACGCGCCCCGGCCCGCGCCGTTCCCTCCGCTGCCAGGGGAGGAAGGCCCTCCGAGCACGGCGACGGAAATCCGCCAGGCCGTCGTCGTGACGGCGCTCTCCACGGTCGCGGGCGTGGCACTGGGGCTGCTCTGGCTGTGGCTGGCGCCCCGGGTGCCGCTGATCTCGGACGGCAAGGCGGTCTTCCTGCGGCACAGCGAGGGCGAGTCGGCGATCGGAACGGACGGCACGTTCGTCCTGCTCGCGCTGGCCTTCGGCGCGGTCGCCGCGGGCCTGGTCTTCTCCTTCCACCGCCTCGGCGGCGTGGCCCTCGTGCTCGGCCTGGCGGTGGGCGGGGTGCTCGGCTCGCTGCTCGGCTGGGGTGTGGGGACCTTCCTCGGGCCGACGCACGACGTGGTCGCCCACGCGAAGGCGGTGGGACCGAACGTCGTGTTCGACGCGCCGCTGAAGCTGAAGATGTGGGGAGCGGCGATGCTGGCCTGGCCGCTCGCGGCGATGATCGTGCACCTGGCCCTGACGGCGGTGCTCGGCCCGCGCGACCCGGAGCCGGTGTGGCCCGAGAGCCCCGCGCCCCCGCAGGACCGGCACTGA
- a CDS encoding LON peptidase substrate-binding domain-containing protein yields MTTARLPLFPLNTVLFPGLVLPLNVFEERYRAMMRELLKADETEPRRFAVVAIRDGREVAPSLPGLPDPTSLPEKGPAAGFGSDPIQAFHRVGCVADAASVRERADGSFEAMVTGTTRVRLLSVDASGPFLVAEVEEIPEEQGDEAGTLAEGVLRAFRTYQKRLAGARERSLTTSDLPDEPSVVSYLVAAAAVLDTPAKQRLLQAPDTATRLREELTLLRSETAVLRHLPSLPAVDLTTGPTSPN; encoded by the coding sequence GTGACCACCGCTCGTCTGCCCCTCTTCCCGCTCAACACGGTGCTGTTCCCGGGCCTCGTGCTGCCCCTGAACGTCTTCGAGGAGCGTTATCGCGCCATGATGCGCGAACTGCTCAAGGCCGACGAGACGGAGCCGCGCCGCTTCGCGGTCGTGGCGATCCGCGACGGCCGTGAGGTCGCACCGAGCCTGCCGGGTCTGCCGGACCCGACCTCACTGCCGGAGAAGGGGCCCGCGGCGGGCTTCGGCTCCGACCCGATCCAGGCGTTCCACCGGGTCGGCTGCGTCGCCGACGCGGCCTCCGTCCGGGAGCGCGCGGACGGCAGCTTCGAGGCGATGGTGACGGGCACGACCCGGGTGAGGCTGCTGTCCGTGGACGCGAGCGGGCCCTTCCTGGTGGCCGAGGTCGAGGAGATCCCGGAGGAGCAGGGCGACGAGGCGGGCACCCTCGCCGAGGGCGTGCTGCGGGCGTTCCGGACCTACCAGAAGCGGCTGGCGGGAGCGCGGGAGAGGTCGCTGACGACGAGCGACCTGCCGGACGAGCCCTCGGTGGTGTCGTACCTGGTCGCTGCGGCCGCGGTACTGGACACCCCGGCGAAGCAGCGGCTGCTCCAGGCGCCGGACACGGCGACCCGGTTGCGCGAGGAGCTGACCCTGCTGCGTTCGGAGACCGCGGTGCTGCGGCACCTGCCGTCGCTGCCGGCGGTGGACCTGACGACGGGGCCCACGAGCCCGAACTGA
- a CDS encoding ABC transporter ATP-binding protein translates to MCVVRDLVKTYPATRGRRGAPGTPEVRATDGISLDVRGGEIFGLLGPNGAGKSTLVRQLTGLMRPDSGTVELLGHDLVRHPERAARLLAYLGQESTALDELTVALAAETTGRLRGLSVADARAERDAVLAELGLTGLAGRPLKKLSGGQRRLACVAAALVGARPVLVLDEPTTGMDPVARRAVWSAVDRRRAEHGTTVLLVTHNVIEAETVLDRVAVLERGRVIACDTPAGLKERVAGEVRVDLVWRERAPLEVPEVAALRPSAQESGRRWTLRLAPDEARAAVAAVTGGAAFAALDDFTLATPSLEDVYLALGGEAEGLVKA, encoded by the coding sequence GTGTGTGTGGTGCGGGATCTGGTCAAGACGTACCCCGCCACGCGCGGCAGGCGCGGGGCGCCCGGGACCCCCGAGGTCCGCGCCACGGACGGGATCAGCCTGGACGTCCGGGGCGGCGAGATCTTCGGCCTGCTCGGCCCCAACGGCGCCGGCAAGTCCACCCTGGTCCGTCAGCTCACCGGCCTGATGCGCCCCGACTCCGGCACGGTCGAGCTGCTCGGCCACGACCTCGTACGGCACCCGGAGCGCGCGGCGCGGCTCCTGGCCTACCTCGGCCAGGAGTCCACCGCGCTCGACGAGCTGACCGTGGCGCTCGCCGCCGAGACCACCGGGCGGCTGCGCGGACTCTCCGTCGCGGACGCGCGGGCCGAGCGGGACGCCGTGCTGGCGGAGCTCGGCCTCACCGGCCTCGCCGGGCGCCCCCTCAAGAAGCTCTCCGGCGGGCAGCGGCGGCTCGCCTGCGTCGCCGCCGCCCTGGTCGGCGCGCGGCCGGTGCTGGTCCTCGACGAGCCCACCACGGGCATGGACCCGGTCGCCCGGCGTGCCGTCTGGTCCGCGGTCGACCGGCGGCGCGCCGAGCACGGCACCACCGTGCTGCTGGTCACCCACAACGTCATCGAGGCCGAGACCGTACTGGACCGGGTCGCCGTCCTCGAACGCGGCCGGGTCATCGCCTGCGACACGCCGGCCGGTCTCAAGGAGCGCGTCGCCGGCGAGGTCCGGGTGGACCTGGTCTGGCGCGAGCGCGCCCCGCTGGAGGTGCCCGAGGTCGCCGCGCTGCGTCCCTCCGCGCAGGAGTCCGGCCGGCGCTGGACCCTGCGACTCGCCCCGGACGAGGCACGGGCCGCCGTCGCCGCGGTCACCGGAGGGGCGGCCTTCGCCGCGCTCGACGACTTCACGCTGGCGACGCCGAGTCTGGAGGACGTCTACCTGGCGCTCGGCGGCGAGGCCGAGGGACTGGTGAAGGCGTGA
- a CDS encoding NYN domain-containing protein: protein MEHVDRCVVLVDAGYLLGAAASLLAGEPARSRITVDHAALIRGLRDRAEADTEQPLLRIYWFDGAPDRVPQPEHRRLRVMPRVTVRLGALTRSDGRWAQKGVDAAMHAELTELARNRACSDVVLVTGDGDLLPGLMSAKEHGVAVHLWAVQAADGDYNQSEDLVAEADERRVLDRAWITRAVRAKDLTGLCTPPPVPRPEIAAILSAPLPESALAASAERAAEAAAAATAHANASAAPPPTANGATRGVPGPSAGRGVPTPKDLAGLRGPAGPAAVPPAGATLRWSSDKGWADRPGTSLGEPAETASLPTLAQLTSAEQRWADREEDITTVGGDPFEVGQVFARRWMERLPEQSHVQKLATMYPRVPHRIDGELLRYAARFGLLAHKDDQIDEHDRYAIRAGFWREIDVRAAAEHAPAADERPKTP, encoded by the coding sequence GTGGAACACGTGGACCGCTGCGTCGTTCTGGTGGACGCCGGCTATCTGCTGGGCGCCGCCGCGAGCCTCCTCGCCGGGGAACCGGCCCGCTCCCGGATCACCGTCGACCACGCCGCCCTCATCCGGGGGCTGCGTGACCGGGCCGAGGCGGACACCGAGCAGCCCCTGCTGCGCATCTACTGGTTCGACGGCGCCCCCGACCGGGTCCCCCAGCCGGAACACCGCCGGCTGCGCGTGATGCCCCGGGTCACCGTCCGGCTCGGCGCCCTCACCCGCAGCGACGGCCGCTGGGCCCAGAAGGGCGTCGACGCCGCCATGCACGCGGAGCTGACCGAGCTCGCCCGCAACCGCGCCTGTTCGGACGTGGTCCTGGTGACCGGAGACGGCGACCTGCTGCCCGGACTGATGTCCGCCAAGGAGCACGGCGTCGCCGTGCACCTCTGGGCCGTCCAGGCCGCCGACGGCGACTACAACCAGTCCGAGGACCTGGTCGCCGAGGCCGACGAACGACGCGTCCTCGACCGGGCCTGGATCACCCGGGCCGTCCGCGCCAAGGACCTCACCGGTCTGTGCACCCCGCCGCCGGTGCCCCGCCCCGAGATCGCCGCGATCCTCTCCGCTCCGCTGCCCGAGTCGGCGCTCGCCGCCTCCGCCGAACGGGCCGCCGAGGCGGCAGCCGCCGCCACCGCACACGCGAACGCCTCCGCCGCGCCCCCGCCCACGGCGAACGGCGCGACTCGCGGAGTGCCCGGCCCGTCCGCCGGCCGGGGGGTGCCCACCCCCAAGGACCTCGCCGGACTGCGCGGTCCCGCCGGACCGGCCGCCGTCCCCCCGGCCGGCGCCACCCTGCGCTGGTCCTCCGACAAGGGCTGGGCCGACCGCCCCGGTACCTCTCTCGGAGAGCCCGCCGAGACCGCTTCCCTGCCCACCCTCGCCCAGCTCACCAGCGCGGAGCAGCGCTGGGCCGACCGCGAGGAGGACATCACGACCGTCGGTGGCGACCCGTTCGAGGTCGGACAGGTGTTCGCCCGTCGCTGGATGGAGCGACTCCCCGAACAGAGCCATGTCCAGAAGCTCGCCACCATGTACCCCCGGGTCCCGCACCGCATCGACGGCGAACTGCTGCGGTACGCGGCCAGGTTCGGTCTGCTGGCCCACAAGGACGACCAGATCGACGAGCACGACCGGTACGCGATCCGGGCGGGATTCTGGCGTGAGATCGATGTGCGGGCCGCCGCCGAGCACGCCCCCGCGGCGGATGAGAGGCCGAAGACCCCGTAG
- a CDS encoding oxidoreductase: MTEPHEDGMPDGLTAPEQAMWRAFRVGGSCDLSEGEAHRDDPFGRHVWGPGRRVRAEALALLLLDGPPARSGRVAALKLRGARITGVLNLAGGTVGPYVELNRCRFDGEIVLPEARFGTVRMVECAIPRLEAARLHTQGDLHLPRCRVERGVRLSDAQIGTDLLINQIRVWPDRRGRAITADGLVVAQDFQAELIESHGELSLRGAKVGVSLSLRGSVLRGAQQRRALNAPQLTVERSLYLNAAWVYESEGNDTAGGSGRQMMATPPYGIGYTPVSGARRRPVEFHGGVRLDDGRFGDAVDLHYARFLLDGARREEVSLRRIATPELRFNGERPEEGRVVLNGAKIVTLIDLSTSWPGPGGLAMNGFVYENLVPYGHFPLARRLEWVAAATPEYAPEPYERLATVLRGSGEDADARVVLLAKQRRRRETLPLAGKLWGYLQDWTVAYGYRPGRATLWMAVLWAAGAIAFSHYDPRPLKADEAPEWSATLYALDLLLPVIDLGQDGYWRIEGIWQWASAALVLLGWVLATTVAAGASRLLSRG; the protein is encoded by the coding sequence GTGACCGAGCCGCACGAGGACGGAATGCCGGACGGTCTCACCGCTCCGGAGCAGGCGATGTGGCGGGCGTTCAGGGTCGGCGGGAGCTGTGACCTGAGCGAGGGGGAGGCACACCGGGACGACCCGTTCGGCCGCCATGTGTGGGGGCCTGGCCGGCGGGTCCGCGCCGAGGCCCTGGCGCTGCTGCTGCTCGACGGTCCGCCGGCGCGCTCCGGGCGCGTCGCGGCGCTCAAGCTGCGCGGGGCGCGGATCACGGGGGTGCTCAACCTCGCCGGCGGGACGGTCGGCCCGTACGTGGAACTGAACCGCTGCCGCTTCGACGGCGAGATCGTGCTGCCGGAGGCACGCTTCGGGACGGTGCGGATGGTGGAATGCGCGATACCGCGCCTGGAGGCGGCACGGCTGCACACTCAGGGCGACCTGCATCTGCCGCGCTGCCGGGTGGAGCGGGGCGTCCGGCTGTCGGACGCGCAGATCGGCACGGACCTGCTGATCAACCAGATCCGGGTGTGGCCCGACCGGCGTGGGCGGGCGATCACCGCGGACGGGCTCGTGGTGGCGCAGGATTTCCAGGCGGAGCTGATCGAGTCCCACGGCGAGCTGAGCCTGCGCGGGGCGAAGGTCGGGGTCTCGCTGAGCCTGCGCGGCAGCGTGCTGCGCGGGGCCCAGCAGCGGCGCGCCCTCAACGCGCCGCAACTGACGGTGGAGCGCTCGCTCTACCTCAACGCGGCCTGGGTCTACGAGAGCGAGGGGAACGACACCGCGGGAGGCTCGGGCCGGCAGATGATGGCCACTCCCCCGTACGGCATCGGGTACACGCCCGTGTCGGGGGCGCGGCGCAGACCGGTGGAGTTCCACGGCGGGGTGCGGCTCGACGACGGCCGGTTCGGGGACGCGGTGGACCTGCACTACGCCCGCTTCCTGCTGGACGGGGCGCGCCGGGAGGAGGTGTCCTTGCGTCGGATAGCCACGCCGGAACTACGGTTCAACGGGGAACGCCCGGAGGAGGGCCGGGTGGTCCTGAACGGCGCCAAGATCGTGACGCTGATCGACCTGTCCACCAGCTGGCCCGGGCCCGGCGGGCTCGCGATGAACGGCTTCGTCTACGAGAACCTCGTGCCGTACGGACACTTCCCGCTGGCCCGGCGGCTGGAGTGGGTGGCGGCGGCGACCCCCGAATACGCTCCCGAACCGTACGAGCGGCTGGCGACGGTCCTGCGCGGCAGCGGCGAGGACGCCGACGCGCGGGTGGTGCTCCTCGCCAAGCAGCGGCGGCGCCGGGAGACCCTGCCGCTGGCGGGGAAGCTCTGGGGCTACCTGCAGGACTGGACGGTGGCGTACGGCTACCGGCCCGGCCGGGCCACCCTGTGGATGGCGGTGCTGTGGGCGGCGGGGGCGATCGCCTTCTCGCACTACGATCCGCGCCCGCTGAAGGCCGACGAGGCTCCGGAGTGGAGCGCCACCCTGTACGCGCTGGATCTGCTGCTGCCGGTGATCGATCTCGGCCAGGACGGCTACTGGCGGATCGAGGGGATATGGCAGTGGGCCTCGGCGGCGCTGGTCCTGCTGGGATGGGTGCTGGCCACGACGGTCGCGGCGGGCGCGTCGAGGCTGCTGAGCCGGGGGTAG